CATGACAAAGCATGTAGTAATGTGATACCTTTTGCTTCTCTCTGTAGTCCTCCCCTTCAAAGTTGTAGAGGCTGGTCTCTGCTCCTCCTGTGTCCACCGTGAAGTTTCTGAGGGAGCTCTCTCCCAGAGACTCCATGCGCTCGTTCATCTCAGCCGTCTAGGACAGGTCAAAAGGACATGTCAGCACAGAGAACCAAACAGCCAGTCTGTCAACCAAACACTATGTGCTGTTCCCTCACTCACCTTCTTTGCCCCCCTCTCTAagatagtgttgatgtcttcgtCTGTGAGCTCATTGTCTTTGGAGGCGAAGACATGAGTGGCCCCATGCCTGATCATCTGCAGCATCTCATCTTTCCCCAGCTTGTTGGACTGCTCCATCAGCCTCCCTGGAAAGTTGAAAGATGTGAGAAGTAGTTGGGGTGTGGGACTGCATGTACCCTGCAGCAGCCTCTTACATTCATGTATCAGGGTCTAGATCCTTCTGTAAACTGATAGTAGTATCTGTATCACAGGAGGCTACTGAGGGGAGAACgattcataataatggctggaatggagcaaatggaaaccatgtgtttgatgtatttgataccatttcacTCATTCCGCTCCAggcattaccacaagcctgtcctccccagttaaggtgccaccaaccttgtGTGATCTGCATACATGCATGCATTTGGTATCATTTTGTCCCAAGCCTAACCAAGGTCTGTCTGTCTTACCTGTCCCAAAGACCATTGCTTAACATGTAATGACAAACCATGAAGTTGGAATCAAAAACATGCTGAATACCTTGTTGTATAACTATGGAGTCTAGCCTCAACTTCATCTCAGCTCTTTCTACAATCCTCTCTTCGACTGTATTATCAGTGATGAGGCGGAACACACGCACTGGTTTCTTCTGACCAATCCTATGAGCCCTGTCCTAGAGAGGAAAAAACAAACACACTGATTGCCTCAGTTGATGAGGTGTTTATTTCTTTGAAATACAAGCCAGTGTTATAAATTAACATTACTAGTATTTTTGTATGCATGACATAGAATTTCACACTAAATGACTAATACTTACTTTTCCAAACACTTAATATATAGATGTACGTTTCCAAGGAAGCCACAAATTAAATGTTTCTCACCATTGCTTGCAGGTCCACTTGAGGGTTCCAGTCAGAGTCATACAGGATGACGACGTCTGCAGTTGCCAGGTTAATGCCCAGACCTCCAGCTCTGGTGCTCAACATGAAAATGAACTTGCTGCTGTTTTCAGCATTGTAGGCCTCTATGGCGTCCTAGAAACACGGCCataaagcaggggtgtcaaactcattccacggtgggcctagtgtctgcaggtttcaTTTTTTCAAcataattaagacctagacaaccaggtgaggggagttccttactaattagagACCTTAtttaatcaatcaagtacaagggaggagcaaaaacccgcagacactcggccctccgtggaatgagtttgacacctgtgccaTAAAACATTAGGCAGACAATGTCTAAAATATCAGTTGTTTTTATGTAGTTGAAGCAAAGACACTTTACACATTAGAgcaaacatttttacattttacaagCAGGGTCAGTACGAGCACGGTAGACAAAGTAGTGGCTTAAACTAAAGTCCATGGTTGATTTGATTGAACTGTTCCACTATAGCTCCTTATGGTTTCCATGGGTGCCTGTGTTGTGGTCAATGAGGCCTCATCAGCTGAAGTCATGCTTCGTACCTGTCTGGCTTCGTGTGGAGTGTTTCCATCTAGACGGCAGTACTCATAACCTCTCCACATGCAGTAGTCCTCAAGGATGTCAAGGACCCTGGTCATCTGGCTGAAGATGAGGACTCTAGACCCTGGCAACCAATGAGACAAAACATAGTCATTCCATTAGAGAGCAAAACAGCATACATACACTATCAGGTCACATAGCTCAAATGCAATCTCCAAAGAGAGAAAATTATTCATAGGGTTTCTTGCATGGCAGAAAGGTTTGATTCATGTCATTCTAAATGAGCATGGCTGATTTGAGAGTCAAATGAACTTTTCTCATCAAGAAAACTTCGCAAGAAAATGATAAATTCTACATGTGAATCCTGATATCCTTCAACAGTATGCAATTTTTTGAGCCTGCGTCCTCTGAGGTTGTCCTTGCCTTTTAAAGACCATTATGTACTTCCATATATCAGATATTGCATAGACAACCTATTGCATAGTCTGTTACAACTGCAAATGTAGTGACAAACGCAGATCAAAGCTCTTTGAGATAAACACATCAAATATACATGAAGAACGTATTCTTTGTTTAAACCCCCTTCTTTTTCAATGGGATAAACTAcagtaaaatcattgaatgaTGGGTATATCACCTTGTTCCTGGACTTTGGGCAGCAGTTTATCCAGGGCCACCATCTTGCCACTGTTGGTGACCAAGTGACTGTCGGTAGTGTAGGGGGGCCCGGGCTCGGCCCCGTCAAACAGGTATGGGTGGTTGCAGCACTTCCGCAGTTGCATCAAGATATTCAACAGACGCATCTTGTCCGTTTTTCCAGAAGAATTGAGGATGTCAATGTCTTTCATCAGAATTCGTGTGTACCTAACAAAAATAGaacaacaaaacatgttttaattAGAAATTATTTTGGAAAGAATTTAATTAGTAGAAATGTTGAACCAACACAAGCTATGGGCAACACTGGGAAGAACAAAGTATTTGAACCAAAAACATACCATTCTCGCTGCATCTTACTCAGTCCGAGGTAAATCTTCACCTCTTTTTTGGGAGGCAGGTTTTTCTCCACTTCAGCTTTTATCCGACGCAGAAGGAAAGGCCTCAGCACCTGAACAAACAGCACGTTATACACAAGAAGGAAAAAATTTCAGCACCTGAACAAACAGCCTATTACACAAGAAGGAAAGGCCTAAGCACCTACTAGAgcctgacatacagtggggagaacaagtatttgatacactgccgattttgcaggttttcctacttacaaagcatgtagaggtctgtcatttttatcataggtacacttcaactgtgagagacggaatctaaaacaaaaatccagaaaatcacattgtatgatttttaagtaattcatttgcattttattgcatgacataagtatttgatcacctaccaaccagtaagaattccggctctcacagacctgttagtttttctttaagaagccctcctgttctccactcattacctgtattaactgcacctgtttgaactcgttacctgtataaaagacacctgtccacacactcaatcaaacagactccaacctctccacaatggccaagaccagagagctgtgtaaggacatcagggataaaattgtagacctgcacaaggctgggatgggctacaggacaataggcaagcagcttggtgagaaggcaacaactgttggcgcaattattagaaaatagaagaaaatagaagaagttcaagatgatggtcaatcaccctcggtctggggctcaatgcaagatctcacctcgtggggcatcaatgatcatgaggaaggtgagggatcagcccagaactacacggcaggacctggtcaatgacctgaagagagctgggaccacagtctcaaagaaaaccattagtaacacactacgccgtcatggattaaaatcctgcagcgcacacaaggtccccctgctcaagcaggcgcatgtccaggcccgtctgaagtttgccaatgaccatctggatgatccagaggaggaatgggagaaggtcatgtggtctgatgattcaaaaatagagctttttggtctaaactccactcgccgtgtttggaggaagaagaaggatgagtacaaccccaagaacaccatcccaaccgtgaagcatggaggtggaaacatcattctttggggatgcttttctgcaaaggggacaggacgactgcaccgtattgaggggaggatggatggggccatgtattgcgagatcttagccaacaacctccttccctcagtaagagcattgatgatgggtcgtggctgggtcttccagcatgacaacgacccgaaacacacagtcagggcaactaaggagtggctccgtaagaagtatctcaaggtcctggagtggcctagccagtctccagacctgaacccaatagaaaatctttggagggagctgaaagtccgtattgcccagcgacagccccgaaacctgaaggatctggagaaggtctgtatggaggagtgggccaaaatccctgctgcagtgtgtgcaaacctggtcaagaactacaggaaacgtatgatctctgtaattgcaaacaaaggattctgtaccaaatattaagttctgcttttctgatgtatcaaatacttatgtcatgcaataaaatgctaattaattacttaaaaatcatacaatgggatttttgggatttttgttttagattccgtctctcacagttgaagtgtacctatgataaaaattacagacctctacatgctttgtaagtaggaaaatcggcaaaatcggcagtgtatcaaatacttgttctccccactgtatatgtttattTGGGTCCAATACCGAttcaattttttggggggttaaaACTTACCGATACCGATTTATCTGCCGATATACTGTTTTACAGCAGAAAAATGTCATTTCCCCACACTGATTTCTCATAAATTGCCATCCAAAAGAGCAATTGGCCAAGAAATATGCTTCAAATTTTGATGTCTTACATTGTGACAATAATGACATCATGAGAAGTGTTCAGATCAGCATGACATTCCCTTTTTTCATCCTATTTATTGAATATCGGTTATCAGTGGAATTATCAGCTGATAGCGATCTAGCGTTTAAAAGGCCAATATCGGATGATAATATCAGTGAACCGATATAATCGGTCGGGCTCTATAACAAACAGCACATTAACAAGGCAAATGCTTTTCTaactaaataaaaaaaaatatccatcTATTAACGCAAGAGAATAATAGATAAGGAGAATTCTGCAGTAATCTCTGAGAGTAATGGAAATGTGAAACACAGCTTACCGCATGCAGACGCTCCACCAGCTTCTGGTCCCCCAGACAGTTGTTGGTGTCAAACCAAGAATCAAAGTCCTGAGAATATAAGGAACATTTTCCTTTTGTTTTCAATGAGTAAAGATTTTCCATGAAAGTGCAAAAAATCATTTTGCGGGAAAAAAGAGAGTAAAGATGATTCTGCTTTGGCTTCATTTGCAGAGGGGAATGTGTTAGAGAAAGGACAGGATACATATGATAAGCTACAGCTTGTGGGGGTGAGGGATCCCAGACAAACTTGGAGGAACTGACAACAGAACAGAGCAGTGCCTGAGGGGGAGGCCTGTGCTCGGGGCTACCTTTCCCTCTCTGACACATCATGGAAAGACAAGAAGCATGTCAGGTGGGGCTGAGGACTTCCGTGATTGACTGATGCTCATTGAAACTAGGTGGTATAAAAtagaacaacaaaaaacattaagTTACTGCTGGAGGGTCCTttgatacaaaacaacaaaataatgcAGTTCATTTTGCCTGGAGCGATATGATTTTATTTTCTTCCTCCATTTAGTATTCCAGTCACATTCATCTAAAGGAGAGGAATATCACTACTAGAGAAATAAatggagagaacagacagaggtaACACTCACATTGGCAGAGTTGAAGACATCAGGTAGCAGGAAGTTGAGGAGTGACCACAGCTCATGGAGATTGTTCTGCAGAGGTGTTCCAGTCAGGAGGAGACGGTTGGTGGTTTTGAACTCACGGACAATCTCTGAGAGCTGACAACACCGGATAGATGTTAAGATTACATAAATatcattcaaaaaatatatatttgccaGGGTTTAAATAATTGAAAAGTAGAAAGAAAAGCTTGGTTCAGACCACAATAATTTTAATTCGAGTTCATACCTTGGACTTCTCATTTTTTATCCTGTGAGCTTCGTCGATGACAAGGTATCTCCAGTTGAACTTCTTGAAGACCGATTTTTCTCTGATGACCATCTCATAGGATGTGACACAAACATCCCATTCCCCTGGCATCATGACATCGCGGATGAACGCCGCCTGGCCAATAAGGAGAACGTTTGTCAAAGGAGTCATCTGTGGTCTTGGTTAGCTACCCACTTGATAATGCTTTATAAGAGGGCACATTTTCAATCAGTGTCAATCAAGAGAAAAAACAGGACATACTCTTGCATCCTTGTCCCCAATAAGACAGACAGCCTTCAGGGTTGGTACCCAGCGTTTGAACTCATTCATCCAGTTGTGTAGCGTTGATTTGGGAACCAGAACCATGTGGGGGCCTGGAATGTTCCTGTAGTGCTTCAGGTATCCCAGCAACGCAATGGTTTGGAGGGTCTTCCCCAAGCCCTGTTGTCAACACACAATTATAAAGTAGGtcgttcgagccctgaatgctgattggctgacagccgtgttatatcagatcgtataccacgggtatgacaaaacatttatttttactgctctaaatacgttggtaaccagtttataatagcaagaaGGCACCTCAgggatttgtggtatatggccaatataccacggctaagggttgtgcttaagaacagcccttagccatggtatattggccatataccacaccccatcgtgcgttattgcttaattaaaaagtgggtggttcgagccctgaatgctgattggctgacagctgaggtatatcagaccatatatcacaggtatgacaaaacatttatttttactcttctaattacgttggtaaccagtttaaaatagcaataaggcacctcaggggtttgtgatatatggtcaatataccacagctaagggcagTATCCAGCACTCAGCGTTGCATCTCCCTTAGTCGTAGTATATTGGCCAaatatcacacctcctcaggccttattgcttaaataaacaACCTGTCATACACAGCTTGACTCACAACTAGTGGCACTTACATTTGGATATAGATATAATATACATATTTATCTCAATATAAGGCTCTGGCACTTAAACATAAACTATTGTTAATTACATGTTTACGGTACAGTCGTTACCATTTCGTCAGCCAGAATTCCATTAATGCCATTTTCATAAAGGGAGATCATCCAGTTGAGACCTCTGACTtgataatctctcagctctccaTTTTTCACATCTGGAAAATAAAATAGGTTATGtcagtagccctttcctgcagtcaatgaccaaaagcgccctctaaaaatacaatgaagatctggtgtttctatgtcaaacagttttgttatatttcagtcttctgtgatgtatatagagtgtaatattgggatgcaaattcaaaatggaatacatttcaactctatatctgacatggtacccATAACCttccatgtgtgtgaggtgtatatttTTGTATCACagaagatttgtttaagactaccaagaatcactctgtaagaccttgatttagcccactgcggtAAAAAGTTAATGAAAAAAAAGGAAATGATATTCGTATCCATCGTCAGCTATTCTCAAATGGGAGCTAATTACGATTAAAGGTATACACCTGATAGAATACAACACTGAGTTACACCTGCTACTGTTCATTTACACAGAGAGCATTAAAATTAGCATTTAAAGCTATATGAAAACATCATACAGGATGGGGACT
The sequence above is a segment of the Salvelinus alpinus chromosome 1, SLU_Salpinus.1, whole genome shotgun sequence genome. Coding sequences within it:
- the LOC139534702 gene encoding SWI/SNF-related matrix-associated actin-dependent regulator of chromatin subfamily A member 5 → MSDEEIPSTSREPVTEEEELKPPLKAVPKAEGELDPEYEEKRKTDRANRFEFLLKQTELFAHFIQPASQKSPTSPLKVQPGRPRVKQDEKQNLLSVGDNRHRRTEQEEDEELLSESRKAANVLVRFEESPSYVKNGELRDYQVRGLNWMISLYENGINGILADEMGLGKTLQTIALLGYLKHYRNIPGPHMVLVPKSTLHNWMNEFKRWVPTLKAVCLIGDKDARAAFIRDVMMPGEWDVCVTSYEMVIREKSVFKKFNWRYLVIDEAHRIKNEKSKLSEIVREFKTTNRLLLTGTPLQNNLHELWSLLNFLLPDVFNSANDFDSWFDTNNCLGDQKLVERLHAVLRPFLLRRIKAEVEKNLPPKKEVKIYLGLSKMQREWYTRILMKDIDILNSSGKTDKMRLLNILMQLRKCCNHPYLFDGAEPGPPYTTDSHLVTNSGKMVALDKLLPKVQEQGSRVLIFSQMTRVLDILEDYCMWRGYEYCRLDGNTPHEARQDAIEAYNAENSSKFIFMLSTRAGGLGINLATADVVILYDSDWNPQVDLQAMDRAHRIGQKKPVRVFRLITDNTVEERIVERAEMKLRLDSIVIQQGRLMEQSNKLGKDEMLQMIRHGATHVFASKDNELTDEDINTILERGAKKTAEMNERMESLGESSLRNFTVDTGGAETSLYNFEGEDYREKQKLSMMEWIEPPKRERKANYAVDAYFREALRVSEPRAPKAPRPPKQPNIQDFQFFPPRLFELLEMEILYYRKTIGYKVPRSPDIPNAAQVQKEEQRKIDEAGPLSPEETEEKEKLLTQGFTSWNKRDFNQFIKANEKYGRDDIDNIAREVEGKNPEEVIEYSAIFWERCNELQDIEKIMAQIERGEARIQRRISIKKALDAKIARYKAPFHQLRIQYGTNKGKNYTEEEDRFLICMLHKMGFDKENVYEELRQCVRNAPQFRFDWFIKSRTAMELQRRCNTLISLIEKENMEIEEKERAEKKKRTTKSQMAHKRKADASSEATGRKEKKARA